A genomic window from Fibrobacterota bacterium includes:
- a CDS encoding putative Na+/H+ antiporter: MTPTPLQIVALVFFVLALFHVFLASHFEKLAHRFPRHAGTLHLLGEIEVVFGFWAMLLFGAHVALSGSKAAIAHLESLNFTEPLFVFVVMVVAGTRPVLQAATAFVNGLARLIPLPGATGFAFVCLGVAPLLGSFITEPAAMTVAALLLHGRILSEGTSKRLKYAALAVLFVNVSIGGVLTSYAAPPVLMVAGTWGWDSSFMFATFGARAIPAVLINALVFTFLFRRELSSMPAPTGSSTKSVPISLILVHLAFVAAVVLASHYVVLLMGTFLFFLGFVHAYRDHHSPLLLREGLLVGFFLAGLVVIGSPQGWWLTPVLTSLGDKALYLGASGLTALVDNAALTYLGSLVPDTTDSFRYHLVAGAVVGGGLTVIANAPNPAGASILRDRFPDGVIAPGSLLLYALAPTLVAMVAFGI; encoded by the coding sequence CATGCGGGGACCTTGCACCTGCTGGGAGAGATCGAGGTCGTTTTCGGATTCTGGGCCATGTTGTTGTTCGGTGCCCATGTCGCCTTGTCGGGCAGCAAGGCCGCCATCGCTCATCTGGAGAGCCTGAATTTCACCGAGCCGCTGTTCGTCTTCGTGGTGATGGTGGTCGCCGGAACCCGGCCGGTCTTGCAGGCCGCGACGGCATTCGTCAATGGCCTGGCCCGTCTGATCCCTCTTCCCGGCGCGACAGGGTTCGCCTTCGTTTGTCTGGGTGTCGCCCCCCTGTTGGGTTCGTTCATCACCGAGCCCGCCGCCATGACGGTCGCCGCACTTCTCCTGCACGGTCGGATCTTGTCTGAAGGAACCTCCAAGCGCCTGAAGTACGCGGCATTGGCCGTGCTGTTCGTGAATGTCTCCATCGGCGGCGTCCTGACCAGCTACGCGGCTCCACCGGTCTTGATGGTGGCTGGAACCTGGGGGTGGGACAGCTCGTTCATGTTCGCCACCTTCGGTGCCCGTGCCATTCCCGCCGTCCTGATCAACGCGCTGGTGTTCACTTTCCTGTTCAGACGCGAATTGTCATCCATGCCGGCTCCGACCGGAAGTTCGACAAAATCCGTACCCATCTCCCTGATCCTTGTGCATCTGGCCTTCGTGGCCGCCGTGGTGTTGGCCTCCCACTACGTGGTCTTGCTGATGGGGACCTTCCTGTTTTTCCTGGGATTTGTGCACGCCTACCGGGACCATCACTCTCCCTTGCTGCTTCGGGAGGGACTTTTGGTGGGCTTTTTCCTGGCGGGGCTCGTGGTGATCGGATCTCCACAGGGGTGGTGGCTGACTCCCGTCCTGACCAGTTTGGGCGACAAAGCCTTGTATTTGGGCGCCAGCGGCCTCACGGCGCTGGTGGACAACGCCGCCCTCACCTATCTGGGATCATTGGTTCCTGACACCACCGATTCCTTCCGCTACCACCTGGTGGCAGGGGCCGTGGTGGGAGGTGGCTTGACGGTGATCGCCAACGCTCCCAATCCGGCCGGCGCCAGCATTCTCAGAGATCGCTTTCCCGATGGGGTCATCGCACCGGGAAGCTTGTTGCTCTACGCTTTGGCTCCCACTTTGGTCGCCATGGTCGCGTTCGGGATTTGA
- a CDS encoding TonB-dependent receptor, producing MIAWIALAFLATESPDPSDPAATDSLAGLHAGVSTDSARPPSPGEPPRMLDSTRAPSGTVTVRGHKRAAASVGQSERVLSGTALLASRGGSLAEALDRLPGVGSLKTGTVAKPMVNGLHSQRLVVVEDGIRLEGQSWGAEHAVESDPSRAQRVTVVQGGSSVRHGRGAIGGVIVIEPPQTDHQKLSGEWTGSLRSNGPNAGSSLHLSSPIPSLSDWAWAGTIAYRASGDRSAADGVLPNTALREGSWSALLERKGSYLTAQASHGVFWQHQGILASSHVGNLSDLQTALAKGSPPDTASWKWDVGRPDQKVRHDVSRLRLVADAGGWKWSALAGWQTDRRREWDLHRPIDSRLAALDLPEIDYALETTTLDLEADPKWTGMWGWKAGVQGMRQENEYLGRAFVPNFRSQGAGAWSVWTFQQDAWSTDAGARADVQTLDIWRRTGGRVLHWNDLWIAPSLSLGWRWSPGQDLTIRSSLATGWRSPGAVELFADGLHHGVAAIERGDSTLGAEQSATAQISVSKASNSVQIQGSLWITRIEDFIFLRPDPTPRLTVRGAFPSFSYVSDAAWLSGGDLSATITLAPALEVLVSGSALRARDGDDQPIAFVPSGRLRAGLDWIPLRHSERSFRVGPRVEWIPPTESVPGDYAPAPVQAWLLGMEASGTWNLWNLSMSGANLANATWRDPSDRLRYFAAQSGIDFRLALSRKI from the coding sequence TTGATCGCCTGGATCGCACTGGCCTTCCTTGCCACGGAATCTCCGGATCCCTCTGATCCGGCCGCCACCGATTCCCTGGCCGGTCTCCATGCCGGGGTTTCGACAGATTCCGCGAGGCCCCCATCACCCGGCGAACCGCCTCGGATGTTGGATTCCACTCGCGCCCCATCCGGTACGGTGACGGTTCGCGGCCACAAACGAGCCGCCGCCAGCGTTGGCCAATCGGAGCGGGTGCTGTCAGGAACAGCCTTGCTGGCCAGCCGCGGTGGATCGTTGGCCGAAGCACTGGATCGCCTGCCCGGAGTCGGCAGCCTGAAGACGGGCACGGTCGCGAAGCCCATGGTCAACGGCCTCCATTCGCAGCGCCTGGTGGTCGTGGAAGACGGAATCCGCCTGGAAGGCCAGTCCTGGGGCGCCGAACACGCGGTGGAATCCGATCCCTCGCGTGCCCAGCGGGTCACCGTGGTCCAAGGCGGATCTTCGGTCCGCCATGGCCGAGGAGCCATCGGAGGCGTGATCGTGATCGAACCACCACAGACAGATCACCAGAAATTATCCGGAGAATGGACCGGATCGCTCCGCTCGAACGGTCCCAACGCAGGATCATCCCTCCATCTATCCAGTCCGATCCCATCGCTCTCCGACTGGGCATGGGCGGGAACGATCGCCTACAGAGCCAGCGGCGACCGCTCCGCTGCCGATGGTGTCCTCCCCAACACGGCCTTGCGGGAAGGATCCTGGTCCGCGCTTTTGGAACGGAAAGGATCCTACCTGACCGCGCAGGCCTCGCATGGCGTTTTTTGGCAGCACCAGGGAATCCTGGCCAGTTCCCATGTCGGAAACCTTTCCGACCTGCAGACGGCCCTGGCCAAGGGAAGCCCTCCCGACACCGCCAGTTGGAAGTGGGACGTGGGGCGTCCCGACCAGAAGGTCCGCCACGACGTGAGCCGCTTGCGGTTGGTGGCGGATGCGGGCGGTTGGAAGTGGAGCGCCTTGGCTGGATGGCAAACCGATCGCCGCCGGGAATGGGACCTGCACCGGCCCATCGATTCCAGGCTGGCCGCGCTGGATCTGCCAGAAATTGACTACGCGCTGGAGACGACGACCCTCGATCTGGAAGCCGACCCCAAGTGGACCGGGATGTGGGGCTGGAAGGCGGGAGTCCAGGGTATGCGCCAGGAAAACGAATACCTGGGCAGGGCCTTCGTGCCCAACTTCCGCTCGCAGGGTGCGGGAGCCTGGAGCGTGTGGACCTTCCAGCAGGATGCCTGGAGCACCGACGCGGGAGCTCGTGCCGATGTGCAGACCCTGGACATCTGGCGTCGCACGGGCGGACGCGTGCTCCATTGGAACGACCTCTGGATCGCTCCATCGCTCAGCCTGGGTTGGCGCTGGAGCCCAGGACAAGATTTGACGATTCGATCTTCCCTTGCGACCGGCTGGCGCTCGCCGGGAGCGGTGGAACTCTTCGCCGACGGTCTCCACCACGGTGTGGCCGCCATCGAGCGGGGAGATTCCACCTTGGGAGCGGAGCAGTCGGCGACCGCCCAGATTTCGGTGTCGAAGGCGTCGAATTCCGTCCAGATCCAGGGTTCGCTGTGGATCACCCGCATCGAGGACTTCATCTTCCTGCGCCCCGACCCGACTCCGCGGCTGACCGTACGCGGAGCCTTCCCGAGCTTTTCCTACGTCTCGGACGCGGCTTGGCTCTCCGGAGGAGATCTCTCGGCGACCATCACCCTGGCACCTGCGCTGGAAGTGCTCGTTTCGGGATCCGCCCTGCGGGCCAGGGATGGAGACGACCAACCCATCGCATTCGTTCCCTCGGGCCGGCTTCGGGCGGGTTTGGATTGGATTCCCTTGCGCCATTCGGAGCGTTCCTTCCGCGTAGGCCCTCGAGTGGAATGGATCCCGCCAACAGAATCCGTCCCTGGCGACTACGCCCCCGCTCCCGTCCAGGCATGGCTTTTGGGGATGGAAGCCTCCGGAACGTGGAACCTCTGGAACCTTTCGATGAGCGGAGCGAACCTCGCGAATGCCACCTGGCGAGACCCTTCCGATCGCTTGCGGTACTTCGCCGCGCAATCCGGAATCGACTTCCGGCTCGCCCTTTCGCGAAAGATCTGA
- a CDS encoding energy-coupling factor ABC transporter permease, producing the protein MHIMEGYLPVEHAIGWSVAAAPFLGYGLHRVSRWTRENPSEKLFLGACAGFAFVLSALKIPSVTGSCSHPTGIGFGAVLLGPFPMMVLGTIVLLFQAFFLAHGGLTTLGANAFSMAIVGSLVACGSYRLSIKLHMPSGAALFAAAALSDLATYAVASFQLGWAFPAADGGVAASTAKFLLIFVPTQVPLAIGEGLMTVFVVNLLRSHLGRDKRLTVLEGGR; encoded by the coding sequence ATGCACATCATGGAAGGATATCTGCCGGTCGAGCATGCGATCGGTTGGTCCGTGGCGGCGGCGCCGTTTCTCGGTTACGGCCTCCATCGCGTCTCGCGGTGGACTCGCGAAAACCCATCGGAGAAGTTGTTTCTGGGCGCTTGTGCCGGGTTCGCCTTCGTCCTGTCGGCGCTGAAGATCCCCTCGGTCACGGGAAGCTGTTCCCACCCGACCGGTATCGGGTTTGGCGCGGTCCTGCTCGGGCCATTCCCCATGATGGTCCTCGGGACGATCGTTCTTCTCTTCCAGGCGTTTTTCCTCGCCCACGGCGGCCTAACGACGCTCGGGGCGAACGCCTTTTCGATGGCGATCGTGGGCAGCTTGGTTGCTTGCGGATCCTATCGCCTTTCGATCAAACTGCACATGCCGTCGGGAGCGGCGCTGTTTGCCGCGGCCGCTCTTTCGGATCTGGCCACCTACGCGGTCGCTTCCTTCCAACTGGGATGGGCCTTTCCCGCCGCCGACGGTGGGGTGGCGGCCTCCACGGCGAAGTTCCTGCTGATCTTCGTGCCTACCCAGGTGCCGCTGGCCATCGGCGAAGGATTGATGACGGTATTTGTCGTTAACCTTCTGCGGAGCCATCTGGGGAGGGACAAGCGCTTAACGGTCCTCGAAGGCGGTCGATGA
- a CDS encoding energy-coupling factor ABC transporter substrate-binding protein codes for MGATTKNALLLGAAVALAVFALAIGRPSSGEAFAGADALARAAINEIDPGYKPWFSPLWEPPSGEIESLIFGLQAASGAGVLCYALGFWRGRRRPEGKNA; via the coding sequence ATGGGCGCCACAACGAAGAATGCGCTGCTGTTGGGCGCGGCCGTTGCCTTGGCCGTCTTCGCCCTCGCCATCGGGCGGCCCTCCAGCGGTGAAGCGTTCGCGGGCGCAGATGCCTTGGCGCGCGCGGCGATCAACGAGATTGATCCAGGCTACAAGCCGTGGTTCTCCCCTTTGTGGGAACCTCCCAGCGGCGAAATCGAGAGCCTGATCTTCGGGTTGCAGGCTGCCTCCGGCGCCGGGGTGCTGTGCTACGCGCTGGGATTTTGGCGCGGTCGACGGCGCCCGGAGGGCAAGAATGCATAG
- the cbiQ gene encoding cobalt ECF transporter T component CbiQ — protein sequence MHRIEQSACLSRLRERTLETCVLCAGLALCSLTIPSPSAGITVLLASLVVAGCAEVPLRDFARVLCAASGFAVVSLLPLSVAVETDPLGLAWDPAGFQSGILAGTRAIGTLSATLLLAFTTPFPRILVILRWVRAPAILTDLLALVHREIFLLDETFTRLAKALACRGGGNGTAARLRSLSAGVAALFVQALEHSRRLETGLASRGAENGEVKFWDDDIVVRPAALFLAFASPVALAALIAWERSILAF from the coding sequence ATGCATAGGATCGAACAGAGCGCCTGCCTCTCCCGCTTGCGGGAGCGCACCCTGGAAACCTGCGTGCTGTGCGCAGGATTGGCACTTTGTTCCCTGACGATTCCTTCACCGTCGGCGGGGATAACAGTGCTGCTGGCATCGCTTGTGGTGGCCGGGTGCGCCGAGGTCCCTCTCCGGGACTTTGCGCGCGTGCTGTGCGCCGCTTCCGGCTTCGCGGTGGTCTCCCTCTTGCCGCTTTCCGTCGCGGTGGAGACCGATCCCCTCGGACTGGCGTGGGATCCTGCGGGATTCCAAAGCGGGATCCTGGCGGGAACGCGTGCGATCGGAACGCTTTCCGCGACGTTGTTGCTGGCCTTCACCACGCCGTTTCCACGGATCCTCGTCATCCTGCGGTGGGTTCGTGCCCCTGCGATCCTGACGGATCTTCTCGCCTTGGTCCACAGGGAGATCTTCCTCCTCGACGAGACCTTCACCAGGCTCGCCAAGGCCCTCGCCTGCCGCGGCGGCGGCAACGGCACGGCGGCGCGGCTTCGTTCCCTCTCCGCGGGAGTGGCTGCCCTCTTCGTGCAAGCGTTGGAGCATTCCCGAAGGCTCGAGACGGGACTCGCCTCCCGAGGTGCCGAGAACGGCGAGGTGAAGTTCTGGGACGACGACATCGTCGTTCGCCCGGCAGCCTTGTTCCTGGCGTTCGCATCTCCCGTCGCATTGGCGGCGCTCATCGCCTGGGAAAGGTCGATCCTTGCATTCTGA
- a CDS encoding ABC transporter ATP-binding protein, with translation MHSELLSFQAVGYAYPDGQRLSERFPAMRREALHDLTVSVKEGSAIALLGGNGAGKSTFLQLCNGLLVPDSGVILWEGLPMDRSRAGLARLRSQVGLLFQDPDDQLFAGTLFQDVAFGPLNQGLSKDQVRRRTERALSLCGLSEFSDLPPHVLSHGMRKRAALAGVLAMQPRLLLLDEPTAGLDPVSEDRLMEVLRTLVAEGTAVVLSTHDLEFAQCWAKEAMVLSQGRLVAFGDATRSLSDDDFLVSCGLRRPRPLRAPSPAAGSGFV, from the coding sequence TTGCATTCTGAACTCCTCTCCTTCCAAGCCGTGGGCTACGCCTACCCGGACGGACAGCGGCTGTCCGAGCGGTTCCCCGCGATGAGGCGCGAAGCGTTGCACGATCTGACGGTTTCCGTCAAGGAGGGTTCCGCGATCGCGCTTCTGGGCGGCAACGGCGCGGGAAAGTCCACGTTCCTCCAGTTGTGCAACGGACTTCTCGTGCCGGATTCCGGGGTGATCCTGTGGGAGGGGCTTCCGATGGATCGCTCCCGCGCAGGGCTGGCGAGACTTCGGTCCCAGGTGGGATTGCTGTTCCAGGACCCGGACGACCAGCTCTTCGCCGGGACGCTCTTCCAGGACGTCGCCTTCGGTCCGCTCAACCAGGGGCTTTCCAAGGACCAGGTCCGGCGGCGTACCGAAAGAGCACTTTCCCTGTGCGGGCTTTCGGAGTTCTCCGACCTGCCACCCCATGTGCTCAGCCATGGGATGCGCAAGCGCGCGGCGCTGGCCGGTGTGCTGGCGATGCAGCCGCGATTGCTCCTGCTGGACGAGCCGACGGCGGGACTGGATCCGGTGAGCGAAGACCGCCTGATGGAGGTCCTGCGGACCCTCGTCGCGGAGGGAACCGCCGTCGTGTTGTCCACCCACGACCTGGAATTCGCCCAGTGCTGGGCGAAGGAGGCGATGGTGCTCTCCCAAGGACGCCTGGTGGCTTTTGGGGATGCGACGCGATCGCTGTCCGACGATGATTTCCTGGTGTCGTGCGGCTTGCGTAGGCCGCGCCCCCTCCGTGCACCATCCCCTGCTGCCGGGAGTGGATTCGTATGA
- a CDS encoding cobyrinate a,c-diamide synthase, producing the protein MTAGRGILVAGAGSGTGKTSLVCGLLRALRDRGVTVRAAKCGPDYLDPMWLARASGGDCPNLDPWMSGPEGVRTLARGAGTLVVEGAMGLYDGIRPDSDEGSAAQVARLLGLPVVLVLDASGSARTVAAVVRGLRDFGDLPIAGVVANRVGSAGHAALVSEALASSGLPPLLGFVGKNAFPSLPERHLGLVPPAGSEGDEILREMGRVVADCIDLDRLLSLCASLPAPPEDDPPAFAGRGLRLGLSWDDAFRFAYGPVVEGLRTRGVEVVRFSPLADPVLPPDLDGLWLCGGYPEVHAATLEANSSMRDSVAGFCRSTRPVLAECGGLLYLATEIVDQAGGRHAMCGVVPAIARMGDRLRSLGYRTATAREDLFVASCGQTLRGHEFHYGTLEGSWLADWRPAYELGGSRGAMGPEGWWNGSVLATWFHGWLVSGDALERWIAAMRAARERTTA; encoded by the coding sequence ATGACGGCCGGTCGCGGAATCCTCGTGGCCGGTGCGGGTAGCGGAACCGGCAAGACTTCGCTCGTCTGCGGTCTGCTGCGGGCGCTGCGCGACCGGGGCGTGACGGTCCGGGCCGCCAAGTGCGGTCCCGACTACCTGGACCCGATGTGGCTTGCGCGCGCTTCCGGTGGAGATTGCCCGAACCTCGATCCGTGGATGTCCGGCCCCGAGGGAGTCCGCACCCTCGCGCGCGGTGCAGGGACCCTGGTGGTCGAAGGGGCGATGGGCCTGTATGACGGAATCCGTCCCGATTCGGACGAAGGCTCCGCAGCCCAGGTCGCGCGCCTCCTGGGGCTTCCCGTCGTGCTCGTGCTCGATGCTTCCGGATCGGCCCGCACCGTGGCCGCGGTGGTGCGGGGGTTGCGGGATTTCGGGGATCTTCCGATCGCCGGAGTGGTTGCCAATCGGGTGGGAAGCGCCGGTCATGCGGCGCTGGTGTCCGAAGCGCTCGCCTCCTCGGGACTTCCGCCGTTGTTGGGATTTGTCGGCAAGAACGCGTTTCCGTCCCTTCCCGAGAGGCATCTCGGACTTGTGCCGCCTGCCGGGAGCGAAGGCGACGAGATCCTGCGGGAGATGGGTAGGGTCGTGGCCGATTGCATCGATCTCGATCGCTTGCTCTCGCTGTGCGCGTCTCTCCCAGCCCCTCCGGAGGACGATCCTCCCGCGTTCGCGGGGCGCGGCTTGCGATTGGGACTCTCCTGGGACGATGCGTTCCGTTTCGCGTACGGCCCTGTCGTGGAGGGACTGCGCACGCGTGGGGTGGAGGTCGTGCGGTTTTCACCGTTGGCAGACCCAGTGCTGCCGCCCGATCTCGATGGTCTCTGGCTTTGCGGGGGCTATCCCGAGGTGCATGCCGCCACCCTCGAGGCCAACAGCAGCATGCGGGATTCCGTTGCCGGATTCTGTCGGAGCACCAGGCCGGTGCTCGCCGAATGCGGCGGGCTTCTGTATCTGGCGACGGAAATCGTCGACCAAGCGGGAGGTCGGCACGCGATGTGCGGGGTGGTCCCGGCCATCGCTCGCATGGGGGATCGGTTGCGGTCGCTGGGGTACCGGACCGCCACGGCGCGCGAAGACCTGTTCGTCGCCTCGTGCGGCCAAACGCTGCGCGGGCACGAATTCCATTACGGGACCCTCGAAGGGAGTTGGCTCGCGGACTGGCGTCCGGCCTACGAGTTGGGCGGATCCCGAGGGGCCATGGGCCCCGAAGGATGGTGGAACGGGTCGGTGCTGGCCACCTGGTTCCATGGATGGTTGGTGTCGGGCGATGCGTTGGAACGATGGATCGCCGCGATGCGCGCGGCACGCGAAAGGACAACAGCATGA
- a CDS encoding precorrin-8X methylmutase: MTRTLGRALLEHPISGEEIERLSFERIEREGVRGTMAPEEWIVARRLIHTSGDPGLVRALRFVPGWQDAARNALRDREPVYCDASMARSGISRTRLLRATGGEPSIHCEVASPDVARRAAESGLPRSVWAVRKAAAAIGSGGIWLFGNAPTGLMELVRLHMEDGFRPSLVVAMPVGFVHVVESKEEFLGVGLPGIVLAGRRGGSPLVVACVHALCALLEDAS, from the coding sequence ATGACAAGGACGTTGGGGCGGGCGCTTCTGGAGCATCCGATCTCGGGCGAGGAAATCGAAAGGCTCAGTTTCGAGCGGATCGAGCGGGAAGGCGTCCGGGGAACCATGGCTCCCGAGGAGTGGATCGTCGCACGGCGTCTGATCCATACCTCGGGCGATCCCGGACTGGTGCGGGCCTTGCGCTTCGTTCCGGGGTGGCAGGATGCGGCGAGGAACGCCTTGCGCGACCGGGAGCCTGTCTACTGCGACGCGTCGATGGCACGTTCCGGAATCTCGCGAACGCGCCTGCTGCGCGCGACGGGGGGAGAGCCCTCCATCCATTGCGAAGTCGCCAGTCCGGATGTGGCCAGGAGGGCAGCGGAATCCGGCCTTCCACGCTCGGTATGGGCCGTGCGCAAGGCGGCAGCGGCCATCGGATCCGGCGGAATTTGGCTCTTCGGGAACGCCCCCACGGGCCTGATGGAACTCGTGCGTCTGCACATGGAAGACGGATTCCGTCCCTCGTTGGTGGTCGCCATGCCCGTCGGGTTCGTGCACGTGGTGGAAAGCAAGGAGGAATTCCTTGGCGTCGGCCTGCCGGGCATCGTCCTGGCGGGGCGTCGCGGCGGGTCCCCGCTGGTGGTGGCCTGCGTCCACGCCCTGTGCGCCTTGCTGGAGGACGCGTCGTGA
- a CDS encoding CbiX/SirB N-terminal domain-containing protein, with protein sequence MSALVLLGHGSRAPGASQAMERIAQVLRSRRRERIEVAHMELAQPSLTDVLDRLHGDGIRHVVLVPYFLHHGIHLREDIPGILDEVRARLPDLEIAMAPHLGYDDALVDVVERRVSQAAPRMETR encoded by the coding sequence GTGAGCGCCCTGGTGCTCCTGGGACATGGCAGCCGGGCACCGGGCGCTTCGCAAGCCATGGAGCGGATCGCCCAGGTGCTCCGGTCCCGACGCCGGGAACGGATCGAGGTCGCCCACATGGAGTTGGCCCAGCCGTCGCTGACCGATGTCCTGGATCGACTGCATGGAGACGGAATCCGTCATGTGGTGCTGGTTCCCTACTTCCTCCATCACGGCATCCATCTTCGGGAGGACATCCCCGGGATCTTGGACGAGGTCCGCGCGCGGCTACCGGATCTGGAGATCGCCATGGCTCCGCACCTGGGTTACGACGACGCCCTTGTCGATGTGGTCGAACGGAGGGTGTCGCAAGCCGCGCCTCGGATGGAAACAAGGTGA
- the cbiD gene encoding cobalamin biosynthesis protein CbiD: MSGGATTGTCVAAAAKAAALRARGIPVPRFLDVPLPGEGRMSVELRSWGGLASRPWASVCKPRTEDPDATREAVVVVSLEPAGNLSFHAGAGVGIVTRPGLQVPVGGPAINPGPREQIAKALSEVGTTRWAVTVSVLGGEDIARRTFNPRLGIVGGISILGTTGTVRPWSTEAFLGSVEAHLSVVRSRGQRTVVLVPGHMGEKAASRLLPGLECVEVGNAWGEILDRVRKHGFGEVVALGHPGKLAKIAQGQWDTHSSQGSSVAEWSIRFLRRAMPSSKGLLAEGLGNPQTMEGFLMALDPASRDRASTLLASRVARRISRRCGIQSRTIFVDLEGNPVGEGSS; this comes from the coding sequence ATGTCTGGAGGGGCCACGACCGGAACCTGCGTTGCCGCGGCCGCCAAGGCCGCCGCGTTGCGCGCGCGCGGGATTCCCGTACCTCGGTTCTTGGACGTTCCGCTGCCGGGGGAAGGCCGGATGTCGGTGGAATTGCGTTCCTGGGGAGGCTTGGCCAGCCGCCCTTGGGCCAGCGTGTGCAAACCGCGCACCGAAGATCCCGACGCCACGCGGGAAGCCGTGGTGGTGGTTTCTCTGGAACCAGCCGGAAATCTTTCGTTTCACGCGGGTGCCGGTGTGGGAATCGTCACGCGGCCGGGGCTCCAGGTTCCCGTGGGCGGGCCGGCCATCAATCCCGGGCCGCGGGAGCAAATCGCGAAGGCCCTGTCGGAGGTCGGAACGACCCGATGGGCTGTGACGGTTTCCGTCTTGGGGGGCGAGGACATCGCCCGTCGCACCTTCAATCCTCGCCTGGGAATCGTGGGCGGGATCTCCATCCTGGGGACCACCGGAACGGTCCGACCTTGGTCCACCGAGGCGTTTCTGGGTTCGGTGGAAGCCCATCTTTCCGTGGTCCGGTCCCGAGGGCAACGAACCGTGGTCCTGGTTCCTGGGCACATGGGCGAAAAAGCCGCATCCCGGCTCCTTCCCGGCCTGGAATGCGTGGAGGTCGGCAACGCATGGGGCGAGATCCTGGACAGGGTCCGCAAACACGGCTTTGGCGAAGTGGTCGCCTTGGGCCACCCGGGAAAGCTGGCCAAGATCGCCCAGGGCCAGTGGGACACCCATTCTTCGCAGGGTTCATCCGTTGCCGAATGGTCGATCCGTTTCCTGCGCCGCGCCATGCCCTCGTCGAAGGGGCTTCTGGCCGAGGGCCTCGGGAATCCGCAAACCATGGAAGGGTTTTTGATGGCCTTGGACCCGGCTTCGCGGGACAGGGCTTCCACGCTTTTGGCATCGCGCGTCGCCCGTCGGATCTCCAGGCGATGCGGGATCCAATCTCGCACCATCTTCGTCGATCTCGAGGGAAATCCGGTTGGGGAAGGATCATCATGA
- a CDS encoding cobalt-precorrin-7 (C(5))-methyltransferase — protein sequence MTEIVHLVGCGPGGPDWVPPRAREIVRKADVIFGPSDLQDLFPEAPGARMDLPARPENAAPLVLAALGRRLGCAVLVRGDCGLHSLAKGLQSRLPAGACRRIAGVSSVQVACAAFGLDWQGARILSAHGRPLQELGPDDRQVPLVVVLGGGERFHEILERTREALGPWRLHLASDVTLPTESLRTIAPGERIPSGLPSRTIALFERTGP from the coding sequence ATGACAGAAATCGTTCATCTGGTGGGGTGTGGCCCGGGAGGACCCGATTGGGTCCCGCCTCGCGCCCGCGAAATCGTCCGAAAGGCCGATGTGATCTTCGGGCCTTCCGATCTGCAGGATCTCTTTCCCGAGGCACCGGGCGCCAGGATGGATCTTCCCGCCCGACCGGAAAACGCCGCGCCGCTGGTGCTCGCCGCGTTGGGAAGAAGGCTCGGGTGCGCGGTCCTGGTGCGAGGCGACTGCGGCTTGCACAGCTTGGCGAAGGGTTTGCAATCCCGCCTGCCTGCCGGAGCCTGCCGCCGGATCGCCGGGGTGAGTTCCGTGCAAGTCGCCTGTGCGGCTTTCGGCTTGGATTGGCAGGGGGCGCGGATCCTTTCCGCACACGGAAGGCCGTTGCAGGAGTTGGGTCCGGACGATCGCCAGGTGCCGCTGGTGGTGGTCCTGGGGGGAGGCGAACGTTTCCACGAAATCCTGGAACGGACGCGAGAGGCGTTGGGGCCGTGGCGTCTCCATCTGGCCTCCGACGTCACTCTTCCCACGGAAAGCCTGCGCACCATCGCGCCTGGCGAACGCATTCCGTCGGGACTTCCTTCCCGCACCATCGCGCTTTTCGAGAGGACAGGACCATGA